From one Sus scrofa isolate TJ Tabasco breed Duroc chromosome 9, Sscrofa11.1, whole genome shotgun sequence genomic stretch:
- the GVIN1 gene encoding LOW QUALITY PROTEIN: interferon-induced very large GTPase 1 (The sequence of the model RefSeq protein was modified relative to this genomic sequence to represent the inferred CDS: inserted 1 base in 1 codon) — translation MDKKESTHDLPRLRGKRGQELQEMLREAGLAVEYWLPKLQEHLGVTSAQALQHLEEQDLQKLKSQAQHPWEKRALDKLLNLSHSNRLSEFWESQVETRTKRQKQAEQALQELRGLLSEGRQRNAEAVRKKEAELRQAMEIPKEFWPPPENSLKEVIENMQRQLHLVEGRLAHRQNLPERELVRHASGGLALQGIYKTSDENGLIEKREELLSVPKEFSLCGPQQGTRMETKEFTSSQAESMFTETMEKLGFSVTASAKGGAWGWSLESSTDHRKHSESKETQHSQAELSYFCSTKFSYIPLASCHFPIDQLHFSKAALQELKCIEDLLGQPEDPDRLPLLRRRTEDFFCRFGSHADQGPLHLGGIYWWKAVSEGFQREQLEEVKQQSAEALDAYVTGSYSGFGVNVAAGVDVSDAHSKTGSQRANVQNLQTKVQLSVAHTGGPPEANSLLEWKAGLVASNQTWCVIDRGLQLVPIWDMILFNHRSDFKDPLQVANCLKDSYAALTGLTAQIQEGEELLSAQEEARVFLEDVRSWEVSDPEEQLKKLRNFRQTLSHKTKSHDTWTNICLTDSGLLNFLVNTVNFCKSLPXSETKFIKSQLRSLLDPHVYRGSNFPQVHSIMQWIYQPEPEREHLTITQFSELIETFKKTQDDLLEVKATSESTESVEEAQRKATYEVSMSLGCFFNHLQEMGQADTYILLLSIAAGAGYHVVNNTFQCLLGYDDIDFLLHTMQTAQDKYQELKTICDYRAQAFLVLTGLTATAGIKAVSPEEKKQRLALIRHHMGQSFSKEVIHVLTKVGTGPNWEILEKDLRLLIDGDYEATVSSLQMEEVRKQLQSLLHEDKDPNGPEVIENGAFLELLQRLGLEHSYPKKMSRSNFHLIHKTSVYNTQPCSERELPFYFLQKLMMLDYGLRYLVIRDEEYAEEQVCSSNTGQENADFDPYEDLVEDKDGPTRPSATAVKPHVHPMDIQMAILHCADDFARQYILAKLAICQFALPLLIPHPCNAQIQFSLWSLRQIRRSWQQAGKPTEQEKDNYKNQQMCRVSTPIVSFIRVGKGFSASKSQIMNSLLSQRKHDVFFHRHCKGSSRDCLLMAGVVEVTWFCPGAGDEDRFDNCLTFTNLRGDAKEHKQQLTFLQEVSSLIVVLMSTSDDNQESRKVVRALCQSPKPLICLLDDKEKAMSNTSGPRVRIGIRNRNEAEFIEELATTIRGLLKPSDTALSLENCAQVARKQGMLIDEDQEDCKEAKTKAEALMALLEDMEIAQMKENLLPLQGELWQLWCKKDKELYHLREKGNRSIEQHKSDIETDKQMIRLRQLRKAFPLNDLMHSVLGILQKHSETHTKLYFLQWLSVFLDNLTAGHLEKLNEKKEQLWSRVQKEKREAQKSSSLKGLQNELEAISRKISDCTLGVEQILRELGQIYEALEEGFSTKDVLFLSLPHMAADLMLSGVPIELMDGDASYVPLRWVAAVFDKVSEKLGDKRLFVLSILGLQSSGKSTLLNAMFGLQFTVSAGRCTRGAYMQLLEVEKTFTDELGFDFLLVVDTEGLRAPELSNKSQNHDNELATFVISLGNLTVINIFGENPSEMQDILQIAVQAFLRMKQVKISPSCLFVHQNVGEVTAKDQTMERRRRLEQRLDEMAATAAEEEQCSDVGRFSDVIKFDVNTHVYYFAHLWDGNPPMAPPNPRYSHNAQELKSRILATAKQEARGSIMKISDVKFRVQDLWKALLNENFVFSFRNTREVTAMSKLETMYNKWTWELRSHVLSLQDQLINQIQNGKIHTLEAHTLAAPVTDKYEAIKQELEKYFNEDPDSEVLVQWKGNFENKLMLLKESLISDSQRKAKELIHFKKNQETLDKNKSGYEKELLEKSRNLALTVKGTEWSEEELREKFNPLWKKWVYDVSSTLPPVTEPAIEVDAENILLDYFKKERKMVDKLKKDWGKEFMIKYDKHVQMKTKYLTFFKMTLEAQDEASIHMTTDCILSKFNEMINNICRQKHDYDPIYFHEILNIIDEEVKSAPTQERYTFTRNYEIDLSLCLFQRASVKFKEMHKAFKRANDPVNYLESKKDDFFMSFKISCQGATSIKTFVDFLWNKLTPAVSNTIRKKMAPQIAGDMRATCPAFSGNRSNLEKHILSSLAQEENFNNYWQYLHNPQSFLKNYIENQIKSYCSDKGSEKMKTFLKMSLDAIKNNILSAIHKATEIPKDKNSTASAWLDLFCDKLRSDLIFPRKDLISIEHQEIKDMEFLKEAMCKALDPEMKRVERNCLDVPVEEMVPEIQKMLSEHLSGCWKQCPCCRAICTNTIPTHDGDHSVPFHRPQAVNGISWYKTNNLVLDYCTSLVASDCFLVFNDGRRIPYKNYRQAGGDYAKWSITPDTSAQPYWKWFVCHFRSKLEEKYQKRFIGKGKIPDAWEKITKQNVLDDLK, via the exons ATGGACAAAAAAGAGTCTACCCATGATCTGCCCAGGCTGAGAGGCAAAAGGGGGCAAGAACTCCAAGAGATGCTGAGAGAAGCAGGATTGGCAGTTGAGTACTGGTTGCCAAAGCTACAGGAACACCTGGGTGTGACCTCTGCCCAGGCCTTACAACACCTCGAAGAGCAAGACCTCCAGAAGCTGAAATCCCAGGCACAACATCCCTGGGAGAAAAGGGCCCTGGACAAGCTGCTTAACCTGTCACACTCGAATAGGCTTTCAGAGTTTTGGGAGTCTCAGGTGGAAACAAGAACGAAAAGACAGAAACAGGCAGAACAGGCACTGCAGGAGCTAAGAGGCTTGCTGTCAGAAGGGAGGCAGCGAAATGCAGAGGCAGTGAGGAAAAAGGAGGCAGAGCTGAGGCAGGCAATGGAGATCCCCAAAGAGTTCTGGCCACCGCCTGAAAACTCCCTCAAAGAAGTCATAGAAAACATGCAGAGACAATTACACCTCGTGGAGGGCAGACTGGCTCATAGGCAAAACCTCCCGGAGAGGGAGCTAGTGAGACATGCATCTGGAGGACTAGCCCTGCAGGGAATTTACAAAACCAGTGACGAAAATGGCCTGATAGAGAAAAGGGAGGAGCTACTCAGTGTCCCTAAGGAGTTCTCCCTCTGTGGCCCCCAGCAGGGTACACGGATGGAAACAAAGGAATTTACATCTTCCCAAGCAGAATCCATGTTCACAGAGACTATGGAGAAGCTGGGCTTCAGTGTAACTGCCTCAGCAAAGGGTGGAGCTTGGGGATGGAGCCTGGAATCTAGTACGGATCACAGAAAACATTCAGAATCCAAGGAAACCCAACACTCACAGGCTGAGCTCTCTTACTTCTGCTCAACCAAGTTCAGCTACATCCCACTGGCCTCCTGCCACTTTCCCATTGATCAGCTCCACTTCTCCAAGGCTGCGCTCCAGGAACTGAAATGCATTGAAGACCTTCTGGGTCAGCCCGAGGACCCAGACAGACTCCCCCTGCTGAGGCGCAGGACTGAAGACTTCTTCTGCAGGTTTGGCTCTCATGCTGACCAGGGCCCTCTGCACCTGGGAGGAATCTACTGGTGGAAAGCAGTTTCAGAGGGTTTCCAAAGAGAGCAGCTGGAAGAAGTGAAGCAGCAGTCAGCAGAGGCCCTGGATGCTTACGTAACGGGCAGCTACAGTGGCTTTGGGGTGAacgttgctgcaggtgtggatgtGTCAGACGCTCATTCAAAAACAGGCTCTCAGAGAGCAAATGTCCAAAATCTTCAAACCAAAGTCCAATTATCTGTGGCACACACAGGTGGCCCACCTGAAGCAAACAGTCTGCTGGAGTGGAAAGCTGGCCTGGTCGCCAGTAACCAAACCTGGTGTGTCATTGACCGGGGACTTCAGCTGGTGCCCATTTGGGACATGATCCTCTTTAACCACAGAAGCGACTTTAAGGATCCTCTTCAGGTGGCCAACTGCCTGAAAGACAGCTACGCCGCGCTGACTGGTCTGACTGCCCAGATCCAGGAGGGAGAAGAACTACTGAGTGCTCAGGAGGAGGCCAGGGTTTTCCTAGAGGATGTGAGATCCTGGGAGGTATCTGATCCTGAAGAGCAGCTTAAAAAGCTAAGAAATTTCAGGCAAACCTTGAGCCACAAAACCAAAAGTCATGACACTTGGACTAATATATGCCTCACAGATTCGGGTCTGCTGAATTTTCTGGTGAACACTGTCAACTTTTGCAAAAGTCTTC TTTCTGAGACGAAATTTATTAAATCTCAGTTGCGCAGCCTCTTGGATCCTCACGTCTACAGAGGGTCAAACTTTCCGCAGGTTCACTCCATTATGCAGTGGATATATCAGCCAGAACCAGAGCGAGAACATCTCACCATCACCCAATTCTCTGAATTAAttgaaacctttaaaaaaaccCAGGATGACCTACTGGAAGTGAAGGCCACATCGGAGTCCACAGAATCCGTGGAGGAAGCTCAAAGAAAGGCGACATACGAGGTCAGCATGTCTCTCGGCTGCTTCTTCAATCACCTCCAAGAAATGGGGCAGGCAGACACATACATCCTGCTACTCTCCATTGCAGCTGGGGCAGGATATCACGTGGTAAACAATACATTTCAGTGCCTTCTGGGCTACGATGACATAGACTTCCTACTGCACACAATGCAAACTGCCCAAGATAAATATCAAGAGCTCAAAACTATTTGCGATTATAGGGCTCAGGCTTTCCTGGTGCTCACAGGTCTGACAGCTACAGCTGGCATCAAAGCCGTTTCTCCAGAGGAGAAGAAACAACGCTTGGCATTAATACGACATCACATGGGACAATCGTTCTCTAAAGAAGTCATTCACGTTCTCACCAAAGTGGGAACAGGTCCTAATTGGGAAATCCTAGAAAAAGACTTGAGATTGCTCATTGATGGAGATTATGAAGCCACTGTCTCTTCACTGCAAATGGAGGAGGTGAGAAAACAACTGCAAAGTCTCCTCCATGAAGACAAAGATCCCAACGGACCGGAGGTCATAGAGAACGGAGCCTTCCTAGAATTACTCCAGCGTCTCGGCCTAGAACATTCCTACCCAAAAAAGATGAGCAGGTCTAACTTCCACCTGATCCATAAGACTTCCGTGTACAACACCCAGCCCTGCTCTGAAAGAGAGCTTCCTTTCTACTTCCTACAGAAGCTGATGATGCTGGACTACGGCCTGAGATACCTGGTCATCAGAGATGAGGAGTACGCAGAGGAGCAGGTGTGCTCAAGCAACACAGGTCaagaaaatgcagattttgatcCGTACGAAGACCTTGTGGAAGACAAGGACGGTCCCACTCGACCTTCAGCCACTGCTGTCAAGCCCCATGTTCACCCTATGGACATTCAGATGGCGATCCTTCACTGTGCAGATGACTTTGCCAGACAGTATATTTTGGCCAAGCTTGCCATTTGTCAGtttgccctccccctcctcataCCTCACCCCTGCAATGCTCAAATACAATTCTCTCTCTGGTCCCTCCGTCAAATTAGGAGGAGCTGGCAGCAAGCAGGGAAACCAACAGAACAGGAGAAGGATAATTACAAGAATCAGCAGATGTGTCGAGTCTCTACCCCCATTGTGTCCTTTATCAGAGTCGGAAAGGGCTTCTCTGCCTCCAAATCTCAGATCATGAACTCTCTGCTCAGTCAACGGAAACACGATGTCTTTTTTCACCGACACTGCAAAGGGAGCAGCAGGGACTGTCTCTTGATGGCAGGTGTGGTGGAAGTCACCTGGTTCTGTCCTGGGGCGGGAGATGAGGACAGGTTTGACAACTGCTTGACCTTCACCAATCTCCGTGGAGATGCGAAGGAACACAAACAGCAACTCACCTTTTTGCAGGAGGTCTCCTCTCTCATTGTGGTCCTCATGTCAACGTCTGATGACAACCAAGAAAGCCGAAAAGTTGTCCGGGCGCTGTGTCAGTCGCCAAAACCTTTAATCTGTTTGCTTGACGATAAGGAAAAAGCCATGTCCAATACCTCTGGCCCGAGAGTGAGAATTGGGATCAGGAACAGAAATGAGGCAGAATTCATAGAGGAGCTCGCAACTACAATCAGAGGGTTGCTAAAACCCTCTGACACTGCTCTCAGCTTGGAAAACTGTGCTCAAGTTGCTCGCAAGCAAGGAATGCTTATTGATGAAGACCAGGAAGACTGCAAGGAAGCCAAAACCAAGGCAGAGGCTCTAATGGCCCTGCTGGAAGACATGGAAATAGCTCAGATGAAGGAAAACCTACTGCCCCTTCAGGGAGAACTGTGGCAACTTTGgtgcaaaaaagacaaagaactctATCACCTGAGAGAAAAGGGGAATCGGAGCATTGAACAGCACAAGAGTGACATCGAGACAGACAAACAAATGATACGACTTCGACAGTTGAGAAAAGCCTTTCCTCTCAATGACTTAATGCATTCTGTCCTCGGAATTCTCCAAAAACATTCCGAAACTCACACCAAACTCTACTTCTTGCAATGGCTGAGTGTGTTTTTAGACAACCTGACTGCAGGACACTTGGAGAAACTAAATGAGAAGAAAGAGCAACTGTGGTCACGGGTCCAAAAAGAAAAGCGAGAGGCACAAAAGAGCAGCTCCCTGAAAGGCCTGCAAAATGAGTTAGAAGCTATCTCCAGAAAGATTAGTGACTGTACCTTGGGAGTTGAGCAGATTCTCAGAGAACTTGGCCAGATCTACGAAGCTCTTGAAGAAGGTTTCTCCACAAAAGATGTCttgtttctctcccttccccacatgGCCGCAGATCTGATGCTATCTGGTGTTCCCATTGAGCTGATGGATGGCGATGCTTCATATGTGCCCCTGAGGTGGGTGGCAGCTGTTTTTGACAAGGTCTCTGAGAAACTTGGAGACAAACGGCTCTTTGTTCTCTCTATCCTTGGTCTGCAGAGCTCAGGGAAGTCCACCCTACTGAATGCAATGTTTGGGCTGCAGTTCACTGTCAGTGCTGGGAGGTGTACCCGGGGGGCTTACATGCAGCTCCTGGAGGTGGAGAAGACGTTCACAGACGAACTTGGCTTTGACTTTCTTCTTGTTGTGGACACGGAAGGCCTTCGGGCACCTGAACTCAGCAACAAGTCCCAGAATCACGACAATGAGTTGGCAACTTTTGTCATCAGCCTTGGCAACTTAACTGTGATCAATATTTTTGGGGAAAATCCATCGGAAATGCAAGATATTCTACAAATAGCTGTCCAAGCCTTCCTGAGGATGAAACAAGTAAAAATCTCTCCCAGCTGCCTCTTTGTCCATCAGAATGTGGGCGAAGTTACAGCTAAAGACCAAACCATGGAAAGACGGAGGCGGCTAGAGCAGAGACTGGATGAAATGGCAGCCACAGCAGCTGAGGAGGAACAGTGCTCTGATGTCGGCCGCTTCAGTGACGTCATTAAGTTTGACGTCAATACTCACGTCTACTACTTCGCTCACCTCTGGGATGGCAACCCCCCCATGGCCCCCCCCAATCCGCGCTACAGCCACAATGCCCAGGAACTGAAAAGCAGGATCCTTGCAACTGCCAAACAGGAGGCAAGGGGAAGCATCATGAAGATATCAGATGTCAAATTCCGAGTTCAGGATCTGTGGAAAGCCCTGCTGAATGAGAACTTTGTTTTCAGCTTCAGGAATACCCGAGAGGTTACGGCTATGAGCAAACTGGAAACCATGTATAACAAATGGACGTGGGAGCTGAGGAGTCATGTGCTGAGCCTGCAGGACCAGCTGATCAACCAGATTCAGAATGGAAAAATCCACACACTTGAAGCACACACACTTGCGGCTCCCGTTACAGACAAGTATGAGGCCATCAAGCaagaacttgaaaaatatttcaatgaagaTCCAGATAGTGAAGTGCTGGTTCAATGGaagggaaattttgaaaataagctaATGCTCCTTAAAGAGTCACTAATTTCAGACAGccaaagaaaagccaaagaacttattcattttaaaaaaaatcaagaaacactGGATAAGAATAAATCAGGTTATGAAAAGGAATTATTGGAAAAAAGCCGAAATTTGGCTTTAACTGTAAAAGGCACAGAATGGAGTGAGGAAGAGCTACGTGAGAAATTCAACCCACTTTGGAAAAAATGGGTCTATGATGTGTCCTCGACTCTCCCTCCAGTCACAGAGCCTGCAATTGAAGTGGATGCTGAAAACATCCTTTTGGATTAtttcaaaaaggagagaaagatggTGGATAAACTGAAGAAAGACTGGGGAAAAGAGTTTATGATTAAATATGATAAACATgtccaaatgaaaacaaaatatttgaccttttttaaaatgacattagaGGCCCAGGATGAAGCGTCCATACATATGACTACTGACTgcattctttcaaaatttaatgAGATGATTAACAACATCTGTAGGCAAAAGCATGATTATGATCCAATCTATTTCCATGAAATCCTGAATATAATAGATGAGGAGGTGAAATCTGCACCCACTCAGGAAAGATACACATTTACAAGAAACTATGAAATAGATTTGTCATTGTGTTTATTCCAAAGAGCATCGGTGAAGTTTAAGGAGATGCACAAGGCATTCAAGAGAGCAAATGATCCTGTCAACTATCTGGAAAGCAAGAAAGATGATTTCTTCATGAGTTTTAAGATCTCCTGTCAAGGAGCAACCTCAATCAAAACATTTGTCGATTTTCTGTGGAACAAACTCACCCCTGCTGTCTCCAacaccataaggaaaaaaatggcccCCCAAATTGCTGGGGACATGCGAGCCACCTGCCCAGCATTCAGTGGAAACAGGTCTAACCTGGAGAAACACATTCTCAGCTCTCTGGCACAAGAGGAAAATTTTAATAACTACTGGCAGTACCTCCATAATcctcaatcatttttaaaaaattacattgaaaacCAGATTAAAAGCTACTGTTCTGACAAAGGGAGTgaaaaaatgaagacttttttaaaaatgagtttagaTGCCATCAAGAATAACATCCTCTCAGCTATtcacaaagccacagaaatacctAAAGATAAAAATAGCACTGCGTCTGCGTGGTTGGATCTGTTCTGTGATAAACTGAGGAGTGACTTGATCTTTCCACGAAAAGACCTGATAAGCATCGAGCACCAGGAGATAAAAGATATGGAGTTTCTCAAAGAAGCCATGTGTAAAGCTTTGGATCCTGAAATGAAGAGAGTAGAACGGAACTGTCTGGATGTGCCTGTAGAAGAAATGGTTCCTGAAATCCAGAAAATGCTCTCTGAGCATCTCTCTGGCTGCTGGAAGCAGTGTCCCTGCTGTAGAGCAATTTGTACAAACACAATCCCTACCCATGACGGAGACCACAGTGTTCCCTTCCATCGTCCGCAGGCTGTCAATGGAATTTCCTGGTACAAAACAAACAACTTAGTCCTTGATTACTGCACTAGTTTGGTGGCAAGTGATTGTTTCTTGGTGTTTAACGATGGTAGGCGCATCCCATATAAGAACTATCGACAGGCGGGAGGGGACTACGCCAAGTGGAGCATCACCCCAGACACATCTGCCCAGCCATACTGGAAATGGTTTGTCTGCCACTTCAGAtcaaaacttgaagaaaaatatcaaaagagaTTTATAGGTAAAGGTAAAATTCCTGATGCATgggaaaaaatcacaaaacagaaTGTGCTTGATGACTTGAAATAA